The Calypte anna isolate BGI_N300 chromosome 9, bCalAnn1_v1.p, whole genome shotgun sequence sequence CGCTGATTCTGCCTGCAAGAAATGAGGGTCTGAAACCACTGGGAATGCCTTCTAGGAGGCAGGCTGTACTTGAGCTCTCAGTAATTCAAAATAAGCCCATAAAGGGCCACTGGCAAGAGTTCAAGATGCAAGGTAAGACTGTAAGCCATGACCTGTGGCAGCTTTTAGGTATCTGGAAAATCTGAGGAAGCCTGAGACTGAAATGCCAGCAAGTGTCTTTAGTTAGGGGCACAGCTAGTGGAGCCTTTGGTGCCTGGGGGTTGCGGGAGGCACCAagagatgtgtgtgtgtccctgtgCTTGTGTGGCTCCTCTGGCAGAGCTAACCCTGACAGAGGAGTTTCTGGGCTAAGCAGTGCATGTACCAGCTGCTAATGACCAGCAGCATGATTTATTTCAGCATTCATTGCTAAGTGGTTCTGCCTGGAAAATTGacttgaaaatgtgtttcaggATTTGCCAGATATTCTCATACTAATTGCTCAGCCAAACCTCTCATATGGTGTCCAATGTGATACCAGTAACTCAAAGGCAGGGGAAAATTAAGCTTCTATCTGTTTTCAAGCaatttattctccttttttctttgtacaTCCAGCAGCTAAGTAAATTACAAggattaaaatacaaaagacatttaatttttttaactgtaatttCTTAGCTCCTGGCAAcagagtaatgaaaaaaaagccacattaaaaaaaaagcaaacccaaataTGATTTctaattattaaaatacaaatgcaacTTTAACTGATTAAAGGAAAGAGAACCTGTTTTAGCACAAGGACATAGCAGAAAGCTTCAGGATTCAAGTAGCTGTAATCAGCttcaatttcaaattaaaaatccGAGGGGGAAAATTTCTGCTGGTGATTactttcactgtattttttaaatacttcatctTTCCCTTTATTCaagcagcttttaattttatcaGCTTTAGCcttaattctgcttttctgttcctcAAGTCTCAAGGGCTATCCAGCTCTTTGAACTGATTTCTGATACACTCCACAGGAGGGACAGTGCCTGTCTGGAGAGCATGAGATGAAAGGTCTCTTACACCCTTTTTCCAAGTGGGCTGTAATATACAGAAGTTTGTGGCTATGTGGGAAGTcagtgacagagctgggaaTTAAGGCAAATCTCACTGTCTAAGCCAGAAATAAGAGAAGCCAAACTACTATTTATTCCTCAGGTGTAGTGGATCTTAAAAGGTAAATCTGagctctgttttctgtaaaaccGAACAACAGGTAGGCTTAGCCTAAATCCTGTTGTTCTGGCACTTTTAACTCTTTTTAGGATCCAAATgaagttttcaaaacaaaattcaccttaagaggggaaaaagaaaataaaccacttCCTAAAATTCTCTTGGATTCCCATTTCCCCACCAGAGCTCTCCATAAGACACTACACactgatttctgtttttaatggTGAGAGCAGAGTCATAGACTTGCCAAAGGCTCTTGCTTGAAAGCTGAACTTCTCGAAATTGCTTCCTGAGAATTCCAGAGCAAAAAAGCTCCTACTGAAACAGTTTTATGTATAGTCAATATTTTAGTTGTTGCAGTATCTGTTTCAAGTGTTTATTGTAGGGTTGGAACAGGGGTATTTGGACAATTCACAGCAATTCCTCACAATAGTTCAGTGGACTTTATATTTTGGATAGTTTAAAGTTTTGTACTTCCTGTGAACATGTGATTTAAGGATTTATGGACTCCATGAACACATGTAACAAAGAcagtttttctgcagttctCAGTCTGAGATATGCATGCCCATATAGGAGAAATCCCTTTTGCAAATAGCTGACCGAAAAGgagattcttttttctttagctttctgCCAGGCAAAAGGCTTCACTGACCCCATTCTCTGATGGATTTTGCCTCCTGATACACCAGGACAAATAAAAGGGTTCTCTGGACCATCCAAAGCAGTGGAAGCAGCTGTAGCTGCCTCAGATCCGAGGGTGACCGGCAAAGCCTTGCTCCTGGGGACGATACAGAGGAACAATATTCTCCTTGTTTGCACTTATTTAAATCAGTGCCTGGAGTCTTTCCTTCCCCCTGTGCAGCACGTCCCCTGCACAGGCTCACAAAGGGCTGTATTCATCAGTGAGCAGCAACCAGTTATAATCCTTCTGAAAGACAACACACTGTGCCTGCTCTACCAAGGCTTGTCTTAGAAGTTCATCCTTCCTTGCTCATGCAAGACCAGGGTTGACTCCTGTACATGCCAGATGGGTTTGAAGATCGAAGGACTTCCTGGGATGGTTTCCATGGGGCAGGAAGGACTCCCTGGGTCAGCAAGTCCAGATGAAATGGTTACATCCCCTGTGGAAACTGGATGACTTCCAACCTGGGAGCCGTTTGGTTTCATGCCCACACTCCTCCCACAGACAAGCTGCTGCACAACCTCTCTGCTCTGGATGGGGTGAACTTCCTTTGCATTTCCAGACTCAATTTATTCACGGCCAGTTTGCTTCCATTTGCTCTCATGCCAGCACTGACCATTAGCTTAAATAGCTTTCCCCAGAGCTGGATTTATTAATCTTGGTGTGTTTTTAACAAGCAGTTCCTTGCAACTTATATTATGCAAGGATGAGACTGaatctgctttatttctctTGCTGCAGAGGCACTGTTTGATCCTCAGTCCTCCTCATTACCCTTCTCTTCTGCTACGCTCAGCTGACCTGCCCTGAGACTTCCCAGGACAGGCTGGGAGGGATTTTTGCAGCCAGGATGATCATAGCCTGACTTGAGCCCAGATGCCAAGTATGTGGCTGCAAAAGCAAAGACTGAGACAGTTGTGTCAGTGAAGCCaagaagggaggggagagcTCCCAGCAGACTTGGGCTGGAGGTAAAATCAGTTGTGATGGTGTGAAAACACTGGCATAAAAAAGCCAGCACACTTAATTAACTCTCATCAGTTGACCTTAATGTAGGGAGCAGAGCTACCCtgactttcctttttccatttcacattACAAATCTTTGCTCTCCATCCTATCTTATGCTTTCCCCTATATCTATTACACCTCCACTTccactcttctttctttctttctggaagTCTTCCACAGTTCAGTTCTGGACTGTAGTAGGAGGCTGGTCAAAGCTTAGCAAGGTGATTTCTTGCCCAAAAGTCATCTCCAGCAGTCACCAAATTCTCTGAAGGCAGCTAAGGAAGTACTTATTAAAAAGTGTACGCTGTGCTTATGAGCTCCCAGAGGTTCTGTGTAGGCTCCTGTTTGCCAGTAAATTCTCTCACACTCTGACCTAAATCCAGAGGTTCCCTGGGTGTTCCCTCAAACTTTGTCTCAATCCAAAGCTTGCCTGAAAATTACTGTATGACACTCAAGCCATCAAAGGCCATCACTTCTAGTACATACACGTACAAAATCATGATCAGTTCCCTCACCCAACCTCAGCACTGTTGGACCTGACAGCTTTTTCCAGTTCCTCCTGTCTCCCAGTCTTGCATCCCCTCCATGAAGCCCAGCAATAGCCAGCCCACAGCAGAGGTGGTTTCTCTAGCAATTTCAAGTCACCCTTTGGATGATGTTTGAACTGCACATCTTCCTCTCATTGAAAGGACCAGGGACTTTAAGCAGAGAGATAATGGAGAATCACAAACTGCTGCATGTTGCAGTTGTCCCTGTTGCTGCCAGGGAGATGCATTTGTCACCTAGCAACAAAAGGTGATgaggaaataataatttgtaattTAATGGCCATGAGTTAACATCTATCATCAAACAGCCTCCTGGGTCCACTGATGAGGTGGATGTAATTGATTGAGAAGGCAAAAGATCCCAAACTTTTCATCAGGAAGTAGatgaggagaaaggagcagggcctacttttttttttttaaatctggattGAGTATGTGTACCAGAGTTGGTGAGAGGTCTCGACATTTTATTTGAAGCAAAGGTGTATCTCAAGAGTAGCTTAGCTTTGTCAATCATTACTGAATTAATGGCATCACAGAATAATGCTTAACTTCTGGTGTAAAAGCTAAACATATTCATAGCAGCACCCTTTGTGTTAAATCTGGAAGAACTGTAGTTAATGATGTGTTTCAGTCACAGGCTCTGAACTTCAGTGACAAGCGATTACTGACTACCAAACAAACCTGGATTGTCCCTTCTGTGGGAAGGGCAGAATCAGAGCTATGGCCCAAACCACCTTCCACCCCTGTCTAAATTATGTCATCTGGATATAGCTGTTAGGGTCAAATTGGTCCTTATATTGTGCAGTGAAATTTTGTATCCCTTAGGAGAACCACTGGGGATGTGTGGCTTTTTGGTTGCATTTTCCTAGCAAAACAACCCCTGGCAGCTGCATATGCTGGTGGTGGCTGTCTCAGACTGAGAAGGGATCCTTCCTTCTTGGTCCACGTGTTTGGGGTGGCAGGCTAAGTGCATAGGAGATGGTTAGAGatggctttgcttttctgtaatgCCAGAATTGCATCTGAGAGAAACGTAATGAAACCCTGGTCACACAATACCCTCTTCAGTGGTTAGTTGTAGCAGGTCCTGTTAAATACAGACGTGGGTTAATATGAAACTGAGCTTCAGCAACAGGAATTTGTCAACAGCtatgaaaatgctgaaacaaCTGCAAGGTGCTGACCTTAAAATAGTGTTCCTTTAACTACTAGCAGGTGTTTCAGTGTGTCCGTGCAAACCCAAATTCACTCCCTGGCTAGCGGTAATTTGTGAAGTGCAGGAAGCTATTGGGTAACATGTTTTCTGGCTGAAGGCACAATGTGCAGAGAAGTCTTAAAAGCCCCAAATTACAGAGGGTAAAGCACTGCTGCAAGCAAAGCTCTTCCCACGTTTCTCCTGCTCGTGATGCAGAGACATGGAGCTTTCTGTTTCACTTCATGGGCCACAAGAACTGGAGTTCTGTGTTTTACCTTCTTCCAGGTAATAAAACCCTTCACTCTAGGACCCAGCTGATTTTAGGGATTTTGTGGGGGGAAGATTTCAACTTCTATTGAATTTAGTCATCAggtctttttaattttggaggaggggagggggaagaattTTTGAGTACCTGACGAATTTTGGGAGGATTTACTGTTCCAGTTAATGCAGAGAAAACATTACTACCCTAATCTTTTATTCTGCCTATGGCTatgcaaaaagcagaatatgggtctccagcagcagagtggGTGTTTGACTGCATTGGTAGATTCCTGCCTCAGAGCAGATGCACTTTGCTGCAGTTTAAATATGCTAAGGTGGCTTGAAGGATGATAAAAGAGAGTGCAGAGGTTGTCATTGAGCCATGAAGAATACTAAAGTTACACATAATCACAGTGATCAGctgtctggttttgttctggTATTCTAATAATCAGctaaagtgggaaaaaaataatattctgtaCCAGGGTGCATGTGTGACATGGCAAATTATCTCAGTTTTAAAAGGACACGTCTGAAAGAGTTCAagcttctgtctttttctctgttcctcatTTAAGTTCCAACCACTCATGAAATTTCATAGATAATGTTTTATATTAAAGACTTATTATGCATAAAGTTCTCTGATAAAACTAGGAACTGAAGGACAATGTGTGCACAAGATCAGACGCAGGTTTGTGAGGTGATTTCTTGCCCCAAGCCGTGACACAAGCTTTGCACAACAAAATCCTTACAAAGAAGTAATCTGAAGATCTCTCAATTTAGATGTATTTGATACAAATTTCTAATACACAACAGAACTTGTTTGACCCAGAGAAACTGAgaattctctgtgtgttttggAAATACACAGAAGGAAATTCAAAGTAATGATTTAGTCTGGATAAGATTACATTCTATTAGTTTTCTccaataaataaaactgaattcttCAATCTTGCTCATTCTACTTCACAGTATTATTGCAATTCTATTCCTGATCTCAAGTTCTTCGTAGCAAATCTGGACAAATGTTACAACACATCTATGAGTAAGCTGAAGATTGTATTGAATTCAATTCAGTCATACTGATGAACCACTCTGGTTACTTTTTGTCCAAATAATCTGAAACTGAGGCTAAGATCAACACAGCTTGTGAAAGCAAGCCTGCTTGAGTAGGAAATATACCTGAAAAACAAGTTTCAGGTTCACATATTTGCAATACCTGAAACCTGACTCTGGGAATGATGTACCACAACTatctgaaaagaggaaaatgctaGGTAGAGCACATGTCTGGTCAAACCAGCACAAATTTATGGCTATGTTTACAATTAGCTACTGGAAAATGAGCTACTGACTAAGAATTTGGCCATGGAACATTTTCAACAGATAATTATGGATAGCAAAGCCCTGTAAACAGGTCCCCAGCATCTGCTTGTGTCTCCCTGATCTCATCCTTCCCTCTTTCACatcaaaagaaatgctttcccCGTAGCCTAGCTTTCATCTGCAAACTATTGAACTTCCCAAGCTCTCTGTGAGGTTTTCTACTGGTCTCAACATGGGATGGTTCAGGCCAGAGACATGCAGAGGAGAGGGCTTTGCCCTTTGGTCCCTAGGGGATGGCAGCTTCTCATCCCTGTAGGATCTGCACCTCTACAGCTCTTCCTCTCCAAATATCCCCTGTAAGATCAGCAGTTACACTGGTAAATcgttaaaaaaaccaacacatatCTGCCCTCTCTGATTTCCATGTGTTTTCAGTTAGGAGACTCTGAGACGGCCTGTGAGTTTGGCGAGAGGTAAGTGTGGTTCTCTGTTTTCTCACCTGTGGCTGCTCCCACCCTGGGCTCTTTAAGGGATGCTGTGCTCCTGCCATGCACACTGGCACAGCAGAGGACCAAGGGCTTTCAGGAAAAggctgtttgatttttcttcccaaagagGAAAGAGATGTTGGAAACTATTCGGCTTTCAGCTAAAATGCTGGTGGCAGGGGCTGGTGTTGAAAGGTTGCTCGCTGCTTCAGACATCATCTGCATCTGCTCCCACCTGCATAGAGAAACTTTTAATAGGGTTCTCTTGTTAGAGGAAAATTTCTCAAGCCTCTGCTTACTGATGATGCTTTTCTTTGTGCTGGCAGACTTGCATTGGAGAGGGTTCTGTCACTACATGCTGgtctgaaagtatttttctttttccctttttaggTGCATTGGGCAGAGCGATGAAAACTTCAGCAGCTGGTATGTGTGGTAAGTTTAAGATCTGCTTTCAAGAGAAAACCTGGCAACTAATATTATTTGATGGATATATAGAAAGAAAGGCATTAAGAGAGACTGATAGCTAGAAAGCTTTGCTCCTGGGTTGTCCTTGTATTCTGTCTTTACTGACTAATGGGAATCATTTATCCATATCCTCCTCACTGTACACTGACAACTAAGTCGGGTAAAACTGATGAATGACTTTGGAGAGAAATGTTTGAATTTCCAGCCATGACTTAGCTCTGAGCACTCAGTACCAAGGCATTGGTTTCCAGGGATTTGATCATGTCCAGTATGCTGATGGGGAAGCCACAACATTTAGTGGCTATTTGCAAAGAATGTTAATGAATATGTTAATTGGAAGACACGCAGCCATCTGTCGGTCCTGCCTGCAGATGGTGATGGTACCGTTCTTCCCATGCTGCTTCTGTCTCAGGTTCCTGATGTTGTTTTTCCTGGCCTTGCTGCTGTCCTGTGggatctgctgctgcctgcagtgctgtCTGAGACAGCGGAGCTGCCTCCCCCCTCAGCACACCCTGGCTGTCCTCGCCCTCAGCAGCTCGGATGCCTTTTGTGGTGAGTCCTGTCCTCACCTTCTGCAAGGCCCTGTTGAGCCCATCGGGCTTCAAACAGCCCATCCCTAGCCCAGTAAGAAGCAGACAGGCTTCAGTGGGATCTGGGTTGCAGCTGGGTGTTGTATTTCTGGTGAACAGTGGAGTTCCTAGCTCAGGCATCTTTGGACCATGGACTGGAGGGTTTCAGCAAGCCATATCCTCTTTTCCCCAGCTATACCTTCAGTAGGACTTAGTGCTCTCCCTGTGTCCATCTGTCCCAAAGGTGTCTAGTCTGGGCTTGAGATGTGTGAGACCTCTTTGAGTCCAGGGCACTCAGCTACCCAACATACTCAACCATGGTCACTGCCTCGGGTCAGGCAGACCTTTCCAACATATGACCTGAATTTCTTACTCAGGCAAAACTTCACCAGTGTCCTTGAGCCACCCCAGCAGACAGTTCAACTGGCTGATGCACCCTGGAGTGCACCTTGATGGATGCTGTTCATCATGGTAGCCACCCTCAGCATTCCCCCAGGAGCACCAGGCTACAGTGACTATGTATAGCACCCAGCATGGACCTGGAATACTGTCAGCAGGCTGGGTCAGACAACAGTCcctccaagaagaaaaaagctaaTTCTGTCATTAGACTAAGCCCTTCCCAGAGGAGGTATTGCCTGCTTTCTGGATGGTCATGAATAGTGTCTCCACAGGGAGGACCCACCCCAAACGCACCCAAATTCCTGTGTTCATGCTTCTTGCATCTGGAGTTTGTGGTGAGAGGTTTTGCAATGCCATGCTTCAAAAATTACATCCAGGCCTTTCTTGATACCAAGTGGTTTGACAGCTCCTCCCAGGCTTGCCTCTCTCACTCTCACACTTGCTCTTCATGCCTGTTTGCTATACAATTatagctttgcttttttccagcaAGTGAAGCACCTCAGTGCCCATTCTCCATATCTCCCGGCCCTTGCATGACTGCAGAGatgtcctctcctcctgtcGCACAGTTCAGCCTTGGGGGGACTGAGTTACCTCCATCCTATGAGGATATtatgaaggaaaacaagctCTAGGTGCCATATGTTGGCTCCCTGTGATTCTTCTTGGTTCACTGGAGATCTTCCATCATGCTACAGTAATGTGAGATCAAATCATCAGCCCTTTCTACAAGCTGGGcaagagaatcatagaatcatggaattggctgggttggaagggacctcagagatcatcgagtccaacccttgaaccaccgttgcagttgctagactatggcactgagtgccacatccagtctctttttaaatatctccagggaaggagaatccaaAGAGACTGAAAATCATCGCATATCTCATCTGAGCCTAAAAGGGGAgacaaaatgcagcagaatAAATGCCAAAAACATGTGTTTAATCTGTCACAGGAGCTCAACTTGACATTTTGATAAGGCTCTGGATTTCAAGAAACTCCTTCAAAGGTCTGTCTGTATTTGGGGTTTCTGGCTCAGCCTCCAGATTTATCTCTCTAAGGCTGCTTGCACTCATGCAAACCCATGTGTTTTAGGACCGAATGTTGATAAATGACTTGATAGTTACTTCTCAAACTTGGGCTGCCTCCTTCACTTGGCATGGAGCCAGTAAACACCCTCTGGCAAAGTCATGTTGTTCTAATACATTGTAATGTAATCATGTCACTCTGCAATGAAGGATCATTTgccacatttaaaatatttagcacAGCAGATCAAATTTGTGTAGTGCAAAAGGCAGCAAATTTACAGCTAGGGAGGGAAAGCAAGGGGGACTGTGGGGGGCagtgggcaggagcaggagctggctACAGGATATGAAAAAAGTGAGTGAGCTCATTTAAGCTGTCTTTCATTTCATGATGAGTGTTCCCAGCTACTTTTGCCCTAGAGTGGCAGACTTATGAGTTCGGAATGTCCCAGGACTCATATGGCAGTTCCTCACAAGTATGAATTATGAGGCTAAATATTTGGTGCTTAGCTACAGAAATTTATTAGGGTAAAATATGTCATTTTCTTTGAGGTGACCACAGCAGGTAGAATGAGAAAGAGACTTCAAGAAGACAATTTTTTACCCAAGCAGGATCAGATTTACCTAAGCCATTCCTAGGAGGTATTATCCTGACTAGTTCTCAAATTACAGAGGAAAGGTGAATTTCCCTCTTAGCCAGATTCCAGATGAAAgcaaagatttcctttttttatcaaTGCAGGTTGCTGAAGGCTGAATCCAGCCTGTCTGacctctctgcctctgctctctcAATGGCAAGTGTGCCAGGGAACATTGTGTGACCAGGGAGCCACCAGCTCACAGTCAGAGTGGACAGCTGGGTCCATTTTAGGTATCCCAAAATGTTAACAGAAGCCCACAGCTCCCCACCTGTAGAGTGTGGTTACTTCCAGTTCCTTCAGTCAGGGAGGAAACTGTGAAAATTAATCCCCTAAAGGTTATGAAGCACTCACTTATTCTCATAATGAGGCTATATCAGTACCTTTGCTAGATAAAGAATTATAGCATATTTTGAGAGACAAATTCTGTGCCAGCACCACTGCAAATTATCCctataaaatcttattttagaAGCAGCTTTAATGTTTGACGCTTTtgtgaaaggaaataaatggtACTGTAGCAAAATGAATGTTTGTTCCAGAAGGCTAAAATATTGCAGGGTTTATTAATAAGGAAAATTAGCAAGTACAGACTCAGCCAGTGGAGAAGTCAAGCAATTCCTGAGTGTGCTTGTGCTGTCTGAACTTAGTAAGAGTTGCAGGTAATCAGCACCTCTCAGGC is a genomic window containing:
- the TMEM207 gene encoding transmembrane protein 207, whose protein sequence is MQRHGAFCFTSWATRTGVLCFTFFQLGDSETACEFGERCIGQSDENFSSWYVWFLMLFFLALLLSCGICCCLQCCLRQRSCLPPQHTLAVLALSSSDAFCASEAPQCPFSISPGPCMTAEMSSPPVAQFSLGGTELPPSYEDIMKENKL